The Amycolatopsis nigrescens CSC17Ta-90 genomic interval CCGACGCTTCGCTGTCCGGACTCCTGTCTGCCGTCCTGCCCGATTCCGCCCTGCGCGGGGTGCTCGAACGGGCCGGCGCGCCGCTGCTCGACCTGGAGGGTGCCACCGCCACCCGGCAGCTGGTGATCGCCGCGCTGGCCGCGGACCAGGGCGCCGGCCGCCCGGTGCTCGCGGTCACCGCCACCGGGCGGGAGGCGGACGAGCTGACCGCCGCACTGTCCGATCTGCTCGGTGCCGGCGCGGTGGCCGACTTCCCGTCCTGGGAGACGTTGCCGCACGAGCGGCTGTCCCCGCGCGCGGACACCGTGGGCCGGCGGCTGCAGGTGCTGCACCGGCTCCAGGCCGAGGACCAGGGCGGGCTGCGGGTGGTGGTGGCCACCGTGCGCAGCCTGATCCAGCCGATGGCGCCGGGACTCGGCTCGCTGGCCCCGGTGGAGCTCCGGGTCGGCGAGGAGCAGGAGTTCGAGGGGGTGCTGGCCAGGTTCGTCGAGCTGGCCTACACCCGCGTGGACATGGTCGAGAAGCGCGGCGAGTTCGCGGTCCGCGGCGGCATCGTGGACGTGTTCCCGCCGACCGCCGACCATCCGTTCCGGGTGGAGTTCTGGGGCGACGAGGTCAGCGAGATCCGCGCGTTCGCGGTGTCCGATCAGCGCTCGCTGCCGGGCGAGATCGCCGAGGTGATCTCGCCGCCGTGCCGGGAGCTGCTGCTCACCGAGAGCGTCAAGGTCAGGGCGGGCGAACTGGCCGAGGCGCATGCCGCGGACGCGCAGCTGGCCGAAATGCTGACCAAACTGGCTGGTGGAATCCCTTGCGAGGGAATGGAAGCGCTGATCCCGGTGCTCTGCGAGGGCGAGCTGGAGCTGCTCACCGACGCGATGCCGAAGGGCAGTCATGTGCTGATCGCGGACCCGGAGAAGATCCGCGCGCGGGCGCACGACCTGGTGCGCACCGGCCAGGAGTTCCTGGAGGCGTCCTGGACCACCGCCGCTTCGGGCGGCCAGGCTCCGATCGATCTCGGCGCCTCCGCCTACCGTGACCTCGCCGAGGTGGCCGAGCACGCCGGGGCGACCGGCAGGCCGTGGTGGACGCTTTCCCAGCTGACCAGCGAGGGTGCCGACGTGCTCCGGGTCGGCATCGAGGCTTCGCCGGGTTATCGCGGTGACCTGGAGCGGGCGGCGACCGATCTGCGCGCGCACACCGCGGCCGGTGGCGCAGGGGTGCTGGTGGTGGCCGGGCACGGCACCGCGGCCCGTGCGGTGGAGCAGTTCTCCGCGGTTGAAGTACCCGCGACGCTGGCTGATGACGGGTTGTCCGAGCCGCCGAAGCCAGGCGTCGTCACGGTCACCTGCGGCGGGCTGGCCGAGGGTTTCGTGGCACCGGAGCTGGGGCTGGTGGTGCTGACCGAAGCGGACCTGACCGGCCGCGGCGCCACCGCCGGGCAGTCCACAAAGGACCTCAACGCGAAGATGCCGTCGCGGCGGCGCAACGCGGTGGACCCGCTCGCGCTCAAGACCGGCGACTACGTGGTGCACGACCAGCACGGCATCGGGCGGTTCGTGGAGATGGTGCAGCGCACCGTCGGCGGGGCGACCAGGGAGTACCTGCTGCTGGAGTACGCCTCCTCCAAGCGCGGGCATCCAGGGGACCGGCTGTACGTGCCGACCGACCAGCTGGACGAGGTGTCCCGCTATGTCGGCGGCGAGCTGCCGTCGCTGAACAAGCTCGGCGGCTCGGACTGGAAGAACACCAAAGCCAAGGCGCGCAAGGCGGTCAAGGAGATCGCCGCCGAGCTGGTGCAGCTCTACGCCGCCCGGCAGGCCGCGCCGGGGCACGCCTTCGGCCCGGACACCCCGTGGCAGGGCGAGCTGGAGGACGCGTTCCCGTTCACCGAGACCAACGACCAGCTGGCCGCGATCGAAGAGGTCAAGGCGGACATGCGGCGCGGGGTGCCGATGGACAGGGTGATCTGCGGCGACGTGGGCTACGGCAAGACCGAGATCGCGGTGCGCGCGGCGTTCAAGGCGGTGCAGGACGGCAAGCAGGTCGCCGTGCTGGTGCCGACCACCCTGCTCGCCCAGCAGCACCTGAACACCTTCACCGAGCGGATGCAGTCCTTCCCGGTGAACATCAAGGGCCTTTCCCGATTCACCGTCAAGTCCGAAGTGGACGGTGTGCTGGAGGGGCTGGCCGAGGGTGAGGTCGACATCGTGATCGGCACGCATCGCTTGCTGCAGACCGGAATCCGGTACAAGGACCTCGGGCTGGTGATCGTCGACGAGGAACAGCGCTTCGGCGTGGAGCACAAGGAGCACATCAAGGCGCTGCGCACGCACGTGGACGTGCTGACCATGTCCGCCACGCCGATCCCGCGGACGCTGGAGATGTCGCTGGCCGGGATCAGGGAGATGTCCACCATCCTGACCCCGCCGGAGGACCGGCACCCGATCCTGACCTACGTCGGCGGCTACGACGACAAGCAGGTCGGCGCCGCGATCCGGCGTGAACTGCTGCGCGACGGCCAGGTGTTCTACGTGCACAACCGGGTCTCGTCGATCGAGAAGGCGGCGAAGCGGCTGCGTGACCTGGTGCCGGACGCGCGGGTGGTGACTGCGCACGGCCAGATGAACGAGGACAAGCTGGAGAAGATCATCGAGGGGTTCTGGGCCCGCGAGTTCGACGTGCTGGTGTGCACGACGATCGTGGAGACCGGGCTGGACATCTCGAACGCGAACACGCTCATCGTGGAGCGCGGTGACATGCTCGGCCTCGCCCAGCTGCACCAACTCCGCGGCCGGGTCGGCCGTGGCCGTGAGCGCGGGTACGCGTACTTCCTGTACCCGTCGGAGGCCCCGCTGACCGAGACCGCGCACGACCGGCTTGCCACCATCGCGCAGAACACCGAGTTGGGCGCGGGGATGGCGGTGGCGATGAAGGACCTGGAGATCCGCGGTGCCGGGAACATCCTCGGCGCGGAGCAGTCCGGGCACATCGCGGGCGTCGGCTTCGACCTCTACGTCCGGCTGGTCGGCGAGGCGGTGGACGTGTTCCGCAGGCACGCCGGCGCGGAGCCGCTGGAGGACGAGGCGCCCGCCGAGGTGCGGGTGGACCTGCCGGTGGACGCGCACATCCCGCACGACTACGTGCCGGGGGAACGGCTCCGGCTGGAGGCCTACCGCAAGATCGCCGCGGCGCCGGACGGTGCCGCGCTGGACGCGGTGAAGGAGGAGCTGGTCGACCGGTACGGGCAGCCGCCGGCTCCGGTGCTGCGGCTGCTTTCGGTGGCCAGGTTCCGGCACGCCTGCCGTGCGGCCGGGGTGACCGAGGTGTCCGCGCAGGGCAACACCATCCGGTTCGCCCCGCTGCCGCTGGCCGACTCGCAGCTGGTGCGGCTGAAGCGGCTGCACCCGAAGGCGATGTACAAGGCGATCACCAGCACGGTGTCCGTGCCGAAGCCGACCGAGGGGCCCGCCGGCGGGCGGATGGGCGCGCCGCCGCTGCGGGACGAGGAGCTGCTGGACTGGTGCACCAAGCTGCTCGGCCAGCTGACCAAGCAGCCCGCCGCGGTCGGCTGACCAGCGTTTTCGCAGGTCAGCGGTCGTGAGTGAAAAGTGTTGCCGGAGCAACGCTTTTCGCTCACGACGTTGGGTGGGTTAGTCGACGAGGCGTAGCTCGATGCTGCTGCTGAACTGGGTGCGGCGGGTCCAGCCGGAGACGGCGCCGATGTTCAGCAGCAGCGTGCGGTCCTCCGGGCCCCAGTGGCCCATCCGCGCGAAGGGCATTTCCGCGGAATGGAGGCGTTCGCAAGTCTTCTTCCCGCTGATCACCTGCCAGCCCTGGCGGCGGCCGTTACCGTTCGCGATGTTCCGCTGGACGAAAACGAGCGGATTTCCGATTTCCCGGCTGCTCGCCCCGCCGTCGGCGACATAGAGCAGGCCGGTCACCTTGTAGTGCTTGTTGTCGTTGATCAGCTCCACCTGACCGCAGATCTCCAGGGTCACTCTGCCGGCCTTACCGCCCGCGATCGTCCACGGCAGGAAGAATTCCTTGGTGATTTCCGCGGTGTCCTGCATCGGGTGACCTCGCTTCCGGGGGCGCGTACGGGCGTCTCCAAAGTAAGGCAGGTGCCCTTCTGGCAGCGCTTTCTTGCGCGCTTCGAGTGACCACCGACCGGGTGAGAGGCCGATATCGTGGAACGCTAAGAAGGGTTACTTCGCGGCGCGAAGTACTTGCGAGGTAGGCAAGGCCGGCTCCATTGCGGTGAATCATTCGCGCCGTGCGGGTCAGGAGCGGGGGTACCGTTCCTCGGCGCGAGCGCGCGAGCTGGGTGACGCGCTGACCCAGGTACGGGAGAAGGCCGAACTCACCGCCGACTCGCTGGCCAAATCACTGAGCTGGTCGCCGAGCAAGATCTCGCGGATGGAGAGCGGGAAGCGCGGCTCGTCGGAAATGGACGTGGCGATCTACGCGGTCAAGTGCGGCGCCCCGCGGCCCGAACTCGAACGCCTGCGGCAGCTCGCCAGGGAGACCGACGCGGAGTACCGCCTGCAGGCACACGGCCGGGACCTGCCGGACAACCTGCGCTCACTGATCCGGCTGGAGAACACCGCCGACGCGATCATCAACTACGACCTCGTCTCCATCCCCGGCCTTCTCCAGACCGAAGACTATGTGCGGGCGCTTCTTGGCATGAGTAAACAAATGTCGGAGGGTCAGTTCGAGCCGCGTGTGCTCGCTCGACTCAGCTGACAGCGAATCCTGGATCGGCGTCGAAGAGGGCAGTCGTGCTTTTTCGTGCACGAACACGCTCTCCGGTCAGTGGTCGGCGGGTTCCGGGTGATCCGCTATACAGAACACCGGCCGGTGGCCTGCGTTCCGACCCATACCGCGACCTTGTTCCTCGAGGAGCCGGAAGAGCTTGAGACCTATCGAAGGATCGTTGGTGATCTCGGGGCGACTGCGCTCAGCCCGATCGAATCCCAGGAGTGGCTGAGCGGTCTGGCGAGTGAGTATGACCGGCTGGAGGCGGGCTTGAAGCCCGAACCGGGGTGACTGTGATGTCGCAGCGGGGCGACGCGTGTGCGGGGAGCGCGGACACGTGTGCGGGGGACGCGGACGCGAGTGTGGACAGGCGCTGTGTTCAGGGGCGGGGGCTGTGAGAGGGTAACGGGCGTGATGAGGATCATCGGCCGCCCTCGGGCTTTGCTCGCTGTCCTAGCCGCCTGTCTCCTGGTCGCCGGGTGCGGCTCCGGGCCGAGTCAGGTCGGCGCCGCGGTGATCGTCGGCGGCCGGGTCGTCTCGGTCGACGACGTGCAGAAGATGGTGGAGAAGGTCACCAAGGCCGAGCCCGCCGCCCAGCAGCTCGCCCGGAACCACAAGCTGGACCTGGTGTCCCGCGCGATCATCGGGCAGCTCGTGGTGCACGACCTGCTCGGTGAGGCCGCCAAGAAGGAAGGCCTCAGGGCCGACCAGGCACAGGTCGACCAGCTGTTCGCGCAGAACCCGCTCGGCGTGGCGCTGCCCACCGACGGTTCCGCCGGACCGGACGTGCTCGCCCAGCAGCTCGCCTTCCGCTCCCGCGAGCAGGGCGAGGTCTACACCGACCAGGTGCTGCTCAAGCAGCTCGGCGAGAAGTACCTAGACAAGCTCTCCATCACCTTCGACTACACCAGCGTCGGCTCGGACGACCCGTCCGGGCAGCCGGGTTCGCTGCGGGAGAAGGCGCTGGAGAAGGCTCGGCAGTTCGCGCAGGGGCCGGCCGAGGTCGCGCGGGTCATCGCGGAGGACAAGGGCACCGGCGCCGGTGCCGGCGAAGGTGAGCGCGTGCCCGCTTCGCAGGCGCCTGACCTCGCCGGTTCGGCGCTCTTCGGCGTGCCGCCCGGCACGGTGGTCGCGCTGCAGCTCAACGAGCAGCAGGCCAACTGGGTGGTCGCGGTGATCAGGGAACGCACCCAGGACGCGACCCCCGGGGTGGACCAGGCCGCGCCGGTGGACGAGGGCCAGTACGCGGCGGCCGGCCGCCGCCTGCTGCAGCCCTACTTCGACCAGGCCGCGGTCAAGATCAACCCGCGGTTCGGCGTCTGGGACCCGGTCGCGCTCGGCCTGGCGCCGAACGAGAACGAGACCAAGGGCATCGTGCTCCCGGCCAAGGAATCACTCCGGCCGTGACCGGAGGTTTCCCCGGCAGCGTCGTCGTCCTGACCGGACCCGACGCCGCGCTGCCGGCCGCCGCGCTGACCGCCCTGCGTGGCGCGTCCGTGGTGTACGCGGGCTCGGATCTGGACGCCGTCGCGCTGGGCGTGGAGCGAGCGCCGGAGGTGGCGAAACTGCTCGCCGAGCCGGTGCTGCTGATCGCTTCTTCGGCCACCGAGCCGGGCGCCGCCGCACTGCTGGCTTCGGGGGCAAGGCTGATCGAGGCGCCGCGACAGGCCGGGGCCGGGCTGGCCGAGGCCGCGCGGGTGATGGACCGGCTGCGCTCGCCGGGCGGCTGCCCGTGGGACGCGGTGCAGACACACGATTCGCTGCGCCAGTACCTGGTCGAGGAGACCTACGAGCTGCTGGACGCGATCGAGCAGGGCGACCGAGCGGCGATGCGCGAGGAACTCGGTGACGTGCTGCTGCAGGTGCTCTTCCACGCCAGGGTGGCCGCCGAGCACGCCGAGGACCCGTTCGACATCGACGTGGTGGCCGGTGAGCTGGTGGCCAAGCTGGTCGGCCGGCATCCGCACGTGTTCGCCGACGCGGCCAAGGTGCACACCGCCGAGCACCAGCAGGTGAAGTGGGAAGAGCTCAAGCAGGCCGAAAAGGGCCGTAAGTCCATTGTGGACGGTGTGGCGCTCGGCCAGCCCGCCATCGCGCTGGCCGGGAAGCTGGGGCAGCGCACCGGGCGGGCCGGGATTCCGTTCGACCTGTTCCCGGCCGGGCCGTCGCACGCCGAGCAGCTGTTCCGCATCGCGGCCGGCGCCCGGCGCGGCGGGATCGACCCGGAGGGCGAGCTGCGCGCGGTCGCCAAGCGGTTCGCCGCCGATGTCCGCGCCGCCGAGCACGCGGCAAGGGCGGCCGGCATCGAGCCGTCCACCCTCGAAGCCGACGGCTGGCGCGGCTACTGGCCGGCGCGCTGACGCGTAACCTGAACGGGTGGTCGAACCCACCCAGCCGCACTACGTGCCGGCGCCTCCCTTGCCGCCGGGTCAGCTCCCGCCGCGCCGGATCTCCGGCAAGCTGGTGCTGGCCGGCGCGCTGGTGCTGACCGGGCTGGTGCTGATCCTGACCATCGGGATCAGCCGGGACGAGCCGGAGCCGCCGCCGGAGCCGAGCTTTACCGTGGAGTCGCTCAAACCGCCGCCGGGGGCGACCGCGCCGCGGCAGGCGCTGGCCGCCCCGGAGGACCGGCCGAACGCCTCCGACGTGGCCGAGCTGGACGCCTGGTCGAAGCGGATCGCCAAGGCCACCCAGGTTTCGGCCAGGGTGCTCGCCGCGTACGGGCGGGCGGAGATGTGGATGCGTTCCGAAAAGCCGTCCTGCAAGCTGTCCTGGGTCACGGTGGCTGGTATCGGCAGGGTCGAGTCGCGGCACGGCAACTTCGGTGGCGCGCAGGTCGGGGTGGACGGCCGGGTCACCAGGCCGATCATCGGGCCGGTGCTGGACGGCTCGCCGGGGGTGCGGGCGATCAAGGACACCGACGGCGGGAAGCTGGACGGCGACGTCACCTGGGACCACGCGGTCGGGCCGTTGCAGTTCCTGCCATCGACCTGGCAGCGCTGGTCGGTACGGGCCGGCGCCGACGGCGCGGCGCCGGACCCGCAGAACATCGACGACGCCGCGCTCGCGGCGGGCCGCTACCTCTGCTCGCGGGGCGGCGATCTGTCCACTCCGGACGGTTGGTGGGACGCGGTGCTCACCTACAACCAGTCCGTCTCCTACGGCCAGGAAGTGTTCAGCGGCGCCGATGCCTATGCCGCCGCCAGCCTCAACGCCTAGGTGTTGTTGTCGCGCAAGGCGAGCCGGGCACTGACTTCGCCGAGCGCGTCCTGGTATTCCGGCGCTGGGTGCATCGCGAAGGCCATCTTGAGCTGGGCCAGGGCTTCGACCAGCCTGCTTTGCCGCTGCAGGGTGCGGCCGAGCACGAACCTGGCGTAGTGGTCGGCCGGATCGAGCTCCAGCACCCGGGTGAAGGCCCGTTCCGCGCGGCGGAGCTGGGCCGAATGGAAGTACGCACGGCCGGCGAGCAACTGCACACTGGGCTTGTCCGGCTCGGCGTGCAGCACCGGTTCCAGCACCTTCAGCGCGTCGAGCGGGCGTCGCTTGACCCATTGCTCGGCCTGACGGAACGCCTGGAACCGGGCCTCGCCGGCATGATCCCCTGTAGGGCCCTCGTCAACCATGGTCCACTCGACGTTACCTCGGAGACGGCCGTTTCTCGACCCTCATCCCGCGTACCGAGCAGGCAGGCCACCGCGCCGAGCGCGAGCCCGACGAGCACGCCGGGGTCCGGCGCGGTGCCCATCAGCGGCCAGGAGATCAGCGCGGTGACCGAGGGGATCACGCTGAACAGCATGCTCGCCTTCGCCGCCCCGCCCTGGCGCACCGCGGTCAGGTACAGCACCGCGCCTAGCGCGGAGTTGACCAGCACCAGCCAGCCGAGGACGAGCCAGGATCGTGGCCAGTCCGTGACGCCGCCGTGCTCCAGCAACGCGAGCACGGCGGCGGCCGGGGTGGCCACCGCGAGCTGGACCGCGGCACCGGCACGGACGTCCACCGCACGGCAGAATCGTTGCTGGTAAACGCCGGAGGCGGCGAGCCCGGCCAGGCCGAGCAGGGTCAGCCCGGTGCCGGCGTCGATCCCGCCCGCGGCCAGCACCCGGCCGCCGAGCGCGGCGAACACCGCCAGCACGCCAAGCGCCAGCCCGGCCAGCCGCGCTCCACTGATCCGCTCGCGCAGCGCGACCGAAGCGAGCAGCGCGGTCAGCACCGGGTTCAGCCCGATCACCAGCGCGGACACCGCGGGCGGCACTCCGGCGTGCAACCCGCCGTAGAGGCCGCAGAACTGCACGGCCTGGCCGAGCACCCCGGCCACCGCGGTGTGCCAGAGCAGCCTGCCGCGCGGGAACCGGGCGCGTGCGGCGAGCGCGAACACGGTGAGCACCACCGCGGCAAGGCCGAACCGGAAGGTGGTGAGCAGGAACGGTGACATCGTCGCGACACCGAACGCGCCGGCGGGGTAACCGGTGGCCCACACCAGCACGGTGGCCACGGCGATCGGCAGGGAGATCCGCATGACGCCAGCCTCGGCCCGATGCGCCCGCACTGTCCAACAATGATCAGCCATCGCGATCGATAAGCGATCCTGTTCGGACGATCGGGTAGAGTCCTTGGTGTGAATGACGTCCTGGACATCGTTCCGCTGCGGAGCCTGGTCGCGATCGCCGACTGCGGCGGGTTCCACCGGGCCGCCACCGCGCTGCACCTGACCCAGTCCGCGGTGAGCCAGCACGTGCGGCGGCTGGAGAAGACGCTGGGCCGGACGCTGGTGACCAAGGACGGCCGCGGCGCCAGGTTCACCGCCGACGGCGAGGAGCTGCTCGCCGAGGCGCGGCAGATCCTGGCCGTGCACGACGAGGCGGTCCGCCGGCTCGGCATCGAGGAGCTGGTCGCGCTGGTGGTCGGGTCCACCGAGCATGCCGCCGACCAGCTGCTGCCCGAACTGTCCGCCGCGCTGCGGGCAGCGCTGCCCGGCCGGGATGTCCGATTCCGGCTGGACCGCTCGGCCAGGCTTGCCGAGTCGGTGGAGCGCGGCGCGGTGGACCTCGCGCTGCTGCTCGGCGGCCCGGTCGGCGGGCGGAGCAGGGCGGCGGGCTGGCTCACCCTGTCCTGGTACGCGGCGCCGGACTGGCGGCCGGTGGACGGCGAGGTGCCGGTGGTGGTGTTCGACGAGCCGTGCGTGCTGCGCCGGATGGCGCTGGACGCGCTCGCCGACGCCGGGTTGAGGGCCAGGATCATGGCCGAGGCGGTGGACCTGGCCGGGGTGCACGCGGCCGCACGGGCCGGGCTCGGGGTGACCCTGCTGCCCTCGGTCGGCAGGCCACCCGCCGGGCTGGTGCCGACCGCGGAGGGGCTGCCCGAGCTGGCGAAAGCGCCGCTCAGGGTGCGTTCGCGCACTGGTGCGCCACCCGAGCTGGCGGTGGCCGCCGCGGCGGCCGTCCGACAGGTGGTCGGCTGAGCTGGTGGGTGGGACGGGGGTGCGGTACCGCGCTCGGTACGCGGCATGATGCACTGTTCCGCCATGAGCGACGAGCAAGGCGGCGAACCGGGCGTCCAGTATCTCGGCCTGGCGCCCTACCTCTACTACACCGACGCCACCGAGGCGCTGGAGTGGCTCGTCCGCGTCTTCGGCTTCACCGAGAAGGTGCGGTACGTCGACTCCAGCGGCATGGTGTTCCAGGCCACCATCACCGCCGCAGGTGCGGATATAAGGCTGGCCACGGTCGGTTCGGAGTACTGGGAGGCCAAGGGCGTCGAGGGACCGGTCGGGCAGCTGAACGTGGTTTACGTGGACGACGTGGACGCCCAGCACCGGGCGGTGGTGGCCGCCCTCGGCGAGGACGCGGACGTGTCGCAGCCGCAGGACCAGCCCTACGGCGCGCGGGTGTTCACCATGCCCGACATCGGCGGCAACAGCTGGACCTTCTGGCAGAACACCTCGGAAAAGGTCGACCTGCCCTCCGGCTGGCAGGAGGTCCGCCCCTCCTGAGCGGAATCCGGGGCCGGTCTGCGTGCCTCCAACGGGTGATCGCGGGCGGCGGCTACGCTGGGTGCCGTCGACGCTGGCACAACCGCGTAAGGAGCAAGGCGTGGCGGTCATCGAGCAGGTAGGCGCGCGGGAGATTCTCGATTCCCGCGGCAATCCGACGGTCGAGGTGGAGGTGGCTCTCGACGACGGCACGCTGGCGCGGGCCGCGGTCCCGTCGGGTGCGTCCACCGGTGAGCACGAGGCCGTCGAGCTGCGGGACGGCGACCCCAACCGCTACGGCGGCAAGGGCGTGGAGCGCGCGGTCGCCGCGGTACTCGACGAGATCGGTCCCGAGCTGACCGGGGTCGAGGCCGTCGACCAGCGGATCGTCGACCAGAAGCTGGTCGACCTCGACGGCACCCCGGACAAGTCCCGGCTTGGCGCGAACGCGCTGCTCGGCGTCTCGCTCGCGGTGGCGAAGGCCGCCGCCGACTCCGCCGAGCTGGAGCTGTTCCGCTACCTCGGCGGGCCGAACGCGCACGTGCTGCCGGTGCCGATGCTGAACATCCTCAACGGCGGTTCGCACGCGGACACCGACGTGGACATCCAGGAGTTCATGATCGCGCCGATCGGCGCGGACACCTTCCGCGAGGCGCTGCGCTGGGGCGCCGAGGTCTAC includes:
- the mfd gene encoding transcription-repair coupling factor; the protein is MSGLLSAVLPDSALRGVLERAGAPLLDLEGATATRQLVIAALAADQGAGRPVLAVTATGREADELTAALSDLLGAGAVADFPSWETLPHERLSPRADTVGRRLQVLHRLQAEDQGGLRVVVATVRSLIQPMAPGLGSLAPVELRVGEEQEFEGVLARFVELAYTRVDMVEKRGEFAVRGGIVDVFPPTADHPFRVEFWGDEVSEIRAFAVSDQRSLPGEIAEVISPPCRELLLTESVKVRAGELAEAHAADAQLAEMLTKLAGGIPCEGMEALIPVLCEGELELLTDAMPKGSHVLIADPEKIRARAHDLVRTGQEFLEASWTTAASGGQAPIDLGASAYRDLAEVAEHAGATGRPWWTLSQLTSEGADVLRVGIEASPGYRGDLERAATDLRAHTAAGGAGVLVVAGHGTAARAVEQFSAVEVPATLADDGLSEPPKPGVVTVTCGGLAEGFVAPELGLVVLTEADLTGRGATAGQSTKDLNAKMPSRRRNAVDPLALKTGDYVVHDQHGIGRFVEMVQRTVGGATREYLLLEYASSKRGHPGDRLYVPTDQLDEVSRYVGGELPSLNKLGGSDWKNTKAKARKAVKEIAAELVQLYAARQAAPGHAFGPDTPWQGELEDAFPFTETNDQLAAIEEVKADMRRGVPMDRVICGDVGYGKTEIAVRAAFKAVQDGKQVAVLVPTTLLAQQHLNTFTERMQSFPVNIKGLSRFTVKSEVDGVLEGLAEGEVDIVIGTHRLLQTGIRYKDLGLVIVDEEQRFGVEHKEHIKALRTHVDVLTMSATPIPRTLEMSLAGIREMSTILTPPEDRHPILTYVGGYDDKQVGAAIRRELLRDGQVFYVHNRVSSIEKAAKRLRDLVPDARVVTAHGQMNEDKLEKIIEGFWAREFDVLVCTTIVETGLDISNANTLIVERGDMLGLAQLHQLRGRVGRGRERGYAYFLYPSEAPLTETAHDRLATIAQNTELGAGMAVAMKDLEIRGAGNILGAEQSGHIAGVGFDLYVRLVGEAVDVFRRHAGAEPLEDEAPAEVRVDLPVDAHIPHDYVPGERLRLEAYRKIAAAPDGAALDAVKEELVDRYGQPPAPVLRLLSVARFRHACRAAGVTEVSAQGNTIRFAPLPLADSQLVRLKRLHPKAMYKAITSTVSVPKPTEGPAGGRMGAPPLRDEELLDWCTKLLGQLTKQPAAVG
- a CDS encoding Scr1 family TA system antitoxin-like transcriptional regulator, with amino-acid sequence MNHSRRAGQERGYRSSARARELGDALTQVREKAELTADSLAKSLSWSPSKISRMESGKRGSSEMDVAIYAVKCGAPRPELERLRQLARETDAEYRLQAHGRDLPDNLRSLIRLENTADAIINYDLVSIPGLLQTEDYVRALLGMSKQMSEGQFEPRVLARLS
- a CDS encoding Scr1 family TA system antitoxin-like transcriptional regulator codes for the protein MVGGFRVIRYTEHRPVACVPTHTATLFLEEPEELETYRRIVGDLGATALSPIESQEWLSGLASEYDRLEAGLKPEPG
- a CDS encoding SurA N-terminal domain-containing protein, whose product is MRIIGRPRALLAVLAACLLVAGCGSGPSQVGAAVIVGGRVVSVDDVQKMVEKVTKAEPAAQQLARNHKLDLVSRAIIGQLVVHDLLGEAAKKEGLRADQAQVDQLFAQNPLGVALPTDGSAGPDVLAQQLAFRSREQGEVYTDQVLLKQLGEKYLDKLSITFDYTSVGSDDPSGQPGSLREKALEKARQFAQGPAEVARVIAEDKGTGAGAGEGERVPASQAPDLAGSALFGVPPGTVVALQLNEQQANWVVAVIRERTQDATPGVDQAAPVDEGQYAAAGRRLLQPYFDQAAVKINPRFGVWDPVALGLAPNENETKGIVLPAKESLRP
- a CDS encoding MazG family protein, with translation MTGGFPGSVVVLTGPDAALPAAALTALRGASVVYAGSDLDAVALGVERAPEVAKLLAEPVLLIASSATEPGAAALLASGARLIEAPRQAGAGLAEAARVMDRLRSPGGCPWDAVQTHDSLRQYLVEETYELLDAIEQGDRAAMREELGDVLLQVLFHARVAAEHAEDPFDIDVVAGELVAKLVGRHPHVFADAAKVHTAEHQQVKWEELKQAEKGRKSIVDGVALGQPAIALAGKLGQRTGRAGIPFDLFPAGPSHAEQLFRIAAGARRGGIDPEGELRAVAKRFAADVRAAEHAARAAGIEPSTLEADGWRGYWPAR
- a CDS encoding tetratricopeptide repeat protein produces the protein MVDEGPTGDHAGEARFQAFRQAEQWVKRRPLDALKVLEPVLHAEPDKPSVQLLAGRAYFHSAQLRRAERAFTRVLELDPADHYARFVLGRTLQRQSRLVEALAQLKMAFAMHPAPEYQDALGEVSARLALRDNNT
- a CDS encoding DMT family transporter translates to MRISLPIAVATVLVWATGYPAGAFGVATMSPFLLTTFRFGLAAVVLTVFALAARARFPRGRLLWHTAVAGVLGQAVQFCGLYGGLHAGVPPAVSALVIGLNPVLTALLASVALRERISGARLAGLALGVLAVFAALGGRVLAAGGIDAGTGLTLLGLAGLAASGVYQQRFCRAVDVRAGAAVQLAVATPAAAVLALLEHGGVTDWPRSWLVLGWLVLVNSALGAVLYLTAVRQGGAAKASMLFSVIPSVTALISWPLMGTAPDPGVLVGLALGAVACLLGTRDEGRETAVSEVTSSGPWLTRALQGIMPARPGSRRSVRPSNGSSDARSTR
- a CDS encoding LysR family transcriptional regulator — encoded protein: MNDVLDIVPLRSLVAIADCGGFHRAATALHLTQSAVSQHVRRLEKTLGRTLVTKDGRGARFTADGEELLAEARQILAVHDEAVRRLGIEELVALVVGSTEHAADQLLPELSAALRAALPGRDVRFRLDRSARLAESVERGAVDLALLLGGPVGGRSRAAGWLTLSWYAAPDWRPVDGEVPVVVFDEPCVLRRMALDALADAGLRARIMAEAVDLAGVHAAARAGLGVTLLPSVGRPPAGLVPTAEGLPELAKAPLRVRSRTGAPPELAVAAAAAVRQVVG
- a CDS encoding VOC family protein, producing the protein MSDEQGGEPGVQYLGLAPYLYYTDATEALEWLVRVFGFTEKVRYVDSSGMVFQATITAAGADIRLATVGSEYWEAKGVEGPVGQLNVVYVDDVDAQHRAVVAALGEDADVSQPQDQPYGARVFTMPDIGGNSWTFWQNTSEKVDLPSGWQEVRPS